The Chryseobacterium glaciei DNA window CAACAACCGGGATTTTTTGATTTTTAGTGAAGTCTAGCACATCAATAACATTCGACTTAAAAAATGGGCCGATAATTAAATCCGTATTATTAGGATTGATCTGAGTCATTGAATTTTTAAATGACGCTTCATTTCCTGAATCAACAATTTTAATATCTAATTTCTGACCGTTTCTTGCATTTCTTTCAATCGCTAATTTTGCGCCTGTAAGAAAATCCAAAGCCATTGTTCTGTATTGAGTTTCGTTGGTGCTGTATCCGAAAGGAAGCATTAATACCACGCTCAAAGCATCACCGTTCTTCTTAATATATGCAGGATCTAGCTTTTTGATCTTTAAAACCATTCCTGTTTTTAATCCGTGAGATAAATCTGGATTCAGAGCAATAAGCTCGTCAATAGAAACTCCGAATTTATTTACAATGGAGAAAACAGTATCTCCCTGAACAACTGTATAGGTTACATATTCATCATCAGAAGCAGTGCTTGTATTTGATGAATTTGAAGAAGATTTTTCACTTCCTGAATCCATTGTAGCTTTTGTGTTCGCTACTGGTTCAGAAACTGCTATATTTGATTTTCTAATTTTAATAGACTCACCTGGTTTTAAACCTTTTTCCTCCAAACCTGGATTTAAGGCAAAAAGTTCTTCTTTAGTGACATTAAACTGTTTTGAAATTCTGTAATAATTATCTTTTGCCTGAACAACATATAAAATATTATTCTCAGCAGGAACATTAGAAGTATCAACAGTCGTAATTTTCTCTGCAGGTTTTACCTCTGTATGAGTAGTCGTAACTTGAGCCTGCTCACCACCATATTTTTTGATGCTGTCAAGAGGCAATGTGATCTCATCTCCGATCTTCAAGTGAGAATCCAATTCAGGATTTAATTTTCTCAAATCGGTTTCAGAGATGCGGTATTGTTTTGTGATGCCGTAAACTGTTTGTTTAGGCTGTAAAATAATTCTGCCAGTCTGAGAATTAGGCTTAGCTTTTTCAACAACAGCCGCAGTTGTTTTAGGAACTGAAGTTGTATTAGTTTTATCCGATTTAACCGTAACAACGTCTCCGATTGCTAGTTTGCCGTCTTTAAACTTTGGATTTAGTTTTAGCAATTCATCTACAGTTATTCCGTATTTTCTTGCAATATTGTAAGGGTTGTCCCCTTTTACAACGGTGTGAGATTTCTGAGCAGACACGCCCAAAAACATACATAAACTGGATAGAATAAAAAACCTCTTTATCATAGTCGATAATTATAATTTACAAAAATACTTCTTTAAAATTAAATGGCAAGAATTATTAATTTGGATTCTTGAACCACCATTTCTTCCAAACAAGTTTCAAGCCACGAATATCCATAATCTGCAAAGATTACACTAAAATTATAAACCCTTTCCTGCCAAGTCTTAGAAGGATGTACATCTAAAAATAGTTTTTCCAGTCTTTCTAACAATTCGCTTTGTTTGATTTTTTCAGCGTGAAGAAGGCGTTTTTTCATCCTTTTGAATGATTTCAACTGTCTTGTTTCTTCAGCTTTCACCATATTACCAAAGGATTTTTCTGTGGTTTCTGCGATTGATTTTAATTCAGAGAAATTATTTGTTAAGATATTTTCCTTCTTTTCTAATAACTCTAAGATAGCATTATTGCTTAAAATTTTATTATTGGTAATTGTTGTGAAGTTTTGGAAAAAATCTTCAATATTTAAAACTAACTTTTCAACTTTCCCGATTGTTTTCTCCTTTAAAAATAACATTGAATTTCTTGGAATCAAAATCGGAAACGGAATGTTGATCTTTGTAAAATAATCTTTCAATTCCAGCCAATACATGATCTCTGCATTTCCTCCGATGTACGCCAAATTCGGCAACACTTTTTCCTGATAAACCGGACGCATTAAAGCATTTGGGCTGAATTTTTCAGGATGATTTTCTAATTCATTCAGAATTTCTTCTTTAGTAAATTGAATATTTTTATCTACAACGATATATTTTTGCCCGTCAAATTCAATTCTGTCTCTCGTTTCTGAAAAATAAAATAAATTGATCTCACGAGGGTTTACCTGAACCTTACCGTATTTTTCAGTCAGAAAATCAACTTTAGCTTTTGATGTTTCGTGTAAACTGAAATTCAGAAGTTCATCTTTAAAAACATCTTTAATCTGCGTTTTAAGCGCTTTAGAATCTCCATCAATAATCAACAAACCCAAATCTGAAAAAAGTCTGTTAACTAAAGTTTTGATGGCTTCAGTTAAGGTATTTCCTACTTTATAAGCTTCTTTCAACATCAAAATCAATTCGGTTCCAAAAACAGAATCCTTAAATTCTTTTTCAAATTCAGAAATGAAAAATGTATCGTTGATCTTTATTCTTCCAACCGGCCCACCTGACTTTTCATTGATTTCGTAATAATTGTTCTCGGTTTTAAAATGGTTGATTTCGGCAAAATCATGATCTTCCGAAGCCATCCAATATACAGGAATGAAATTAAAATCAGGGAAGTTTTGTTTTAAATAAGTACAGGTTTTAATCGTCTGCAAAATTTTATATACAAAGAAAACGGGACCTGAAAACAGATTCAACTGATGCCCAGTTGTGATTGTAAAAGTATTAGGCTGTTTTAAATTATTTAAATTTTCCTTTTGCTTTGATGAAAGTTTTAGACCTTTTAATTGATCTTCAAGCGCATCAAATAAAACGTTTCTCTGATCTTGCGAAAAAGAATCCTGTTTTAGATGAATCTGCTTTTTAAAATTATCAAAAGAAAATGTATTTCCCTCGAAACCTTCAATTTTATGGCTCAAAAAATCTTTGATTAATTGAGGAATGCTTTCTATATCGTTAAATGATATTTTATTAATTGTTTTCAACTTTGATGTATAATATTAGTTGAACAAATACCAAACAATCCCAAGATTCAGTCTAAAATCATAGACTGGATAATGTGGAAATGCATAGGCTTGATTATGTGCAATAAGTGTCCCGATTTGCTGACCTTCAACAAAGAAGAACATTTTTTTAACCTTCATATTGAAATAAATATCAGCGATCGGCTGTCCACCAATTGAGAATGAACTTGAGTTGGGTAAAAGATATTCGTTGAGTATCGGGAAATAATCTCTTGATGCAAATTTTGAGAAATAATATACTTTAATTCCAGCCTGAATTTCTGCAGCATTTTTGAAAGCTTTAGACTGATAAAAAATATTCGCTCTACCAATAAAGCTTGGCATTGGAAGCAATTCTTTATTCGTCAACGCATTTTGGAACTGAACTCTTGTATTCAGGTGGAAATTTCCATAACTAAATGTTGCATCACCTCCTATTTGAGAAATATTCAATGAACTATCGCTTTGTCTAGGCGCTGCAAACTGATCGAAATAGGTATAGTTATCAATTCTGAAATAGTTTACAAATAACTCTGTTTTGAACCATTTTAAGTTTACATTTCCGCCGATTTCAGTTATCGTCTGATTTTTTGCATTCTGAAGATAATAATTAAAATTATTATAACTCGATGTATTTAAAAGATAATTGAATGACGGATAAACGCTTTGGAAATTAACTTTAGCATTTACAAAATAGTCTTTTATCGGTTCAAACTTAAGGTTATTTGTCGTTTTTAAATAGGTGCCGAATTGGCTTCCGTTTGAAAATTCAAGGAATGAATTCAGCTGTATTTGATCTAAAAGTTTTACCTGAAGATTTCCTACTGCTCCAATTCTATTTTCTTTGATCTCATTTGGAATTTCTAAAATTGGTAACGTAATCGGAGTTGCTCCAAACTTCAGCATTTGATAACGTACTCCTGCATCAAGCTTGAACTTTTCATTGTCCCAAACTAAACTAACCGTATTGCTTAAATTATCTGAATATTTTTTCGTTGAAAGAGGAAAACCAGCAACGATTTCCTGTGGCGCATCGTACCAATAAGGTTCCAAAGATCCCTGAGCATAGTAATATTTATTCCCTTGATGAGAAATCGTATGTCTGATTCTAAAAGGATATTTTTCTGAATTGAATGGCGAAAACTGATGGCTTAAATAGTATCTTCTATACGAATATTGCGAGCTTGAAGACGCTAAGTTAACCTGAGCATTTTGCCTGTTCTTGTAATCACTGTCACCACTTTGGAAAAGATCATCTTCTATGATTCCTCCATTTTCCTGATTGTTTACATTTTGGTGTAAATAGTGAGCAAACAATTCATAATTTCCACTTTTAGAGACATAGTGTCCGGAAAATAAAGTGTTATTATTTGCAGCCAAGAAGTTTCTATACATACCTTGTGAACGCAATCCTGTATACTCCAAAGCAAAATTGAATCTTTTACCTATGTTTTGAGTATAGGTTGATTTTAAGGCTGCTCCATTCTTCATTGCATTATGATAAACAAATGTAGCCGTTGGTGTTTTTACATCATAATACTTAACATCGTTGATGCCTATAATTCCATATAATTTATTCTCTGGTAATAAAGACAGGTTCTGTTCAGCATTCACCTCATAAGAAAGAGGATTAAAGCCAGCCCCAATGTTGGCAACCTGTACTCTTCCAAAATTATCCTTGTTATTATACTGCGAAAAAATATAAGTCTTCTCGAAAGTCATAACTGTATCAAACACCTTTTTTTCGGAAAACTGTGTCTGATGTAAATAATCATTAATGGTAGGCTTAAATATTTTTAAAGAATCTTTTGTTCCAGAGTCAACCACTAAGGTATCTGAAGGATTTTCTTTAAGTTTATTAGAATCTGTTTTATTAACGACCTGAGCTCTAAAAATAAGGCTGAAGAAGATTATTATAAAAAGTATGTACTTCATATGTTCGTTTATATTATTCAAAAAGTCACATGAAGTTTCAAAGTTTCACTATTCTTTTTGTACAGCAAAAATAAGAAATAAAAGGAAATAAAAAACCCTGCTTAGAGCAGGGTTTAAATTATATGATTATTGTTTGATTAATAACCAGGGTTTTGTTGACCAGCCATTGCTGGGTTACCAGTAATCTCAGCCAATGGAATAGGTAAAGTATATTTATAACTTCCATTAGGTAAATTAGATACTGTTACAATATCATCTGCTTCATTTCTATCCATTGTTACACCAGCTGTTGTAGCTAATCTCTTAAGATCGATGTAACGGTGGCCTTCTAATGCCAGCTCGATTCTTCTTTCTTTTAAGATATCAGCATAAGCAATTTGCTTATTAGTATATACCGGTGTTGTTGGTGTACCAGTGTATCTTCTAGCTGTTCTTACATTGTTGATATAAGTTGCTGCTTGAGTAAAATCACCTTCTTCAACTGCAGCTTCTGCCAAAATAAAATACATTTCTGATAATCTAAAAACTTTTACATCATTTCTAGTTGCAGAACCTGGTTTACCAGGGAATTTATCTACAACAAAATAATCATATCCTTGTTGGATATATGCATTAGATGTTGGATCAAGATATGCATATTTTCTTACGTCACCACCTACATTAAATTGATTGTAAAGATTTTTACCCCAAAACCACATTGGGTTACCAGTAATATTAGACGCATTTGTATTATAGAAGGTACCAATAGCACCTCCAGCTCCTGTAGCTAATCTGTTAAGAGAGAAAATAACTTCACCTCTATCTAAATCACCCCACATCCTTCTATATGGATTAAATGCAGTTGATGTATTATACCAAGCAGCATTCCAAGTAGCATTTCCAATTGTAGGTGCAGCAGTACTTGTCATTGGTGTAGCTAATGTTAGTGCAAAGTTAACATTTGTAACAACATCTTGTGCATATTGCTTAGCTAGTGCATACTTCCCACTATACAAGTTATATCTTGCTGCAACAGCATTTACAAAATCTTTACTTGCAAAAAATCTAGACATTGAATTAAGTGGAGCAGGATTTGTTGTAGCCGAAATAATATCATCCTTCATGTATGGTAATATAGATCTTGCATAAGTTAAATCAGCATTCACTAAATCATATATAGCTTTGTTAGTAAGACGAGGTGAGGAAAAATTAAATATATCCGCAGGTACACCTTCTAACCACATTACTCCTAAAGCACTATCATTTTTCATATCTGTAGAAAAATAAGTTTCTAGTTGCAAATAACAATAAGCTCTGATGGCTCTTGCTTGAGCTATTGCCTTATTATATGTTACTTTTTCCGGATCATTTGCAGGTGTTACGTGTTTTGCAACTTCTAATAGATGGTTAATTCTATTAATAACCAAATAATTATTAGCCCAAATATTTGAAGTGTAAGTATCATTGCTATCTAGAAAGAATCTGTGAAGCTGAAACTCTTGTCC harbors:
- a CDS encoding LysM peptidoglycan-binding domain-containing protein, whose translation is MIKRFFILSSLCMFLGVSAQKSHTVVKGDNPYNIARKYGITVDELLKLNPKFKDGKLAIGDVVTVKSDKTNTTSVPKTTAAVVEKAKPNSQTGRIILQPKQTVYGITKQYRISETDLRKLNPELDSHLKIGDEITLPLDSIKKYGGEQAQVTTTHTEVKPAEKITTVDTSNVPAENNILYVVQAKDNYYRISKQFNVTKEELFALNPGLEEKGLKPGESIKIRKSNIAVSEPVANTKATMDSGSEKSSSNSSNTSTASDDEYVTYTVVQGDTVFSIVNKFGVSIDELIALNPDLSHGLKTGMVLKIKKLDPAYIKKNGDALSVVLMLPFGYSTNETQYRTMALDFLTGAKLAIERNARNGQKLDIKIVDSGNEASFKNSMTQINPNNTDLIIGPFFKSNVIDVLDFTKNQKIPVVAPFANSPELYNYSNLIIVETNDQTYADKIIEEVKGVYSDQKIYVVADAKKDNANYIKAGLEKAVKNPNVIIVNSPADIQVDQNMMTGQSAPVIAILANDNDALGDAFANRVIALSKEVQGVKAFSMYYSPVFEKKVDDLSQANLVYLMDRKINADGGFEKEILAAYKSKYCKTPPKYAIVGFDVVNDMLTRENKKGEIFKQMNKVQTQLATKFEFVKSKANGAYVNTGYRVIRLVP
- a CDS encoding RagB/SusD family nutrient uptake outer membrane protein; the encoded protein is MKKNIIKILFISASMLTGGLVMNSCQDSIDIVQEGEAYESQITTVSQLTSYLTGSVYNLLEPTNANYLTAVLTDEVAPGVGSGGQEFQLHRFFLDSNDTYTSNIWANNYLVINRINHLLEVAKHVTPANDPEKVTYNKAIAQARAIRAYCYLQLETYFSTDMKNDSALGVMWLEGVPADIFNFSSPRLTNKAIYDLVNADLTYARSILPYMKDDIISATTNPAPLNSMSRFFASKDFVNAVAARYNLYSGKYALAKQYAQDVVTNVNFALTLATPMTSTAAPTIGNATWNAAWYNTSTAFNPYRRMWGDLDRGEVIFSLNRLATGAGGAIGTFYNTNASNITGNPMWFWGKNLYNQFNVGGDVRKYAYLDPTSNAYIQQGYDYFVVDKFPGKPGSATRNDVKVFRLSEMYFILAEAAVEEGDFTQAATYINNVRTARRYTGTPTTPVYTNKQIAYADILKERRIELALEGHRYIDLKRLATTAGVTMDRNEADDIVTVSNLPNGSYKYTLPIPLAEITGNPAMAGQQNPGY
- the bshC gene encoding bacillithiol biosynthesis cysteine-adding enzyme BshC, whose protein sequence is MKTINKISFNDIESIPQLIKDFLSHKIEGFEGNTFSFDNFKKQIHLKQDSFSQDQRNVLFDALEDQLKGLKLSSKQKENLNNLKQPNTFTITTGHQLNLFSGPVFFVYKILQTIKTCTYLKQNFPDFNFIPVYWMASEDHDFAEINHFKTENNYYEINEKSGGPVGRIKINDTFFISEFEKEFKDSVFGTELILMLKEAYKVGNTLTEAIKTLVNRLFSDLGLLIIDGDSKALKTQIKDVFKDELLNFSLHETSKAKVDFLTEKYGKVQVNPREINLFYFSETRDRIEFDGQKYIVVDKNIQFTKEEILNELENHPEKFSPNALMRPVYQEKVLPNLAYIGGNAEIMYWLELKDYFTKINIPFPILIPRNSMLFLKEKTIGKVEKLVLNIEDFFQNFTTITNNKILSNNAILELLEKKENILTNNFSELKSIAETTEKSFGNMVKAEETRQLKSFKRMKKRLLHAEKIKQSELLERLEKLFLDVHPSKTWQERVYNFSVIFADYGYSWLETCLEEMVVQESKLIILAI
- a CDS encoding putative porin, translated to MKYILFIIIFFSLIFRAQVVNKTDSNKLKENPSDTLVVDSGTKDSLKIFKPTINDYLHQTQFSEKKVFDTVMTFEKTYIFSQYNNKDNFGRVQVANIGAGFNPLSYEVNAEQNLSLLPENKLYGIIGINDVKYYDVKTPTATFVYHNAMKNGAALKSTYTQNIGKRFNFALEYTGLRSQGMYRNFLAANNNTLFSGHYVSKSGNYELFAHYLHQNVNNQENGGIIEDDLFQSGDSDYKNRQNAQVNLASSSSQYSYRRYYLSHQFSPFNSEKYPFRIRHTISHQGNKYYYAQGSLEPYWYDAPQEIVAGFPLSTKKYSDNLSNTVSLVWDNEKFKLDAGVRYQMLKFGATPITLPILEIPNEIKENRIGAVGNLQVKLLDQIQLNSFLEFSNGSQFGTYLKTTNNLKFEPIKDYFVNAKVNFQSVYPSFNYLLNTSSYNNFNYYLQNAKNQTITEIGGNVNLKWFKTELFVNYFRIDNYTYFDQFAAPRQSDSSLNISQIGGDATFSYGNFHLNTRVQFQNALTNKELLPMPSFIGRANIFYQSKAFKNAAEIQAGIKVYYFSKFASRDYFPILNEYLLPNSSSFSIGGQPIADIYFNMKVKKMFFFVEGQQIGTLIAHNQAYAFPHYPVYDFRLNLGIVWYLFN